From one Amaranthus tricolor cultivar Red isolate AtriRed21 chromosome 17, ASM2621246v1, whole genome shotgun sequence genomic stretch:
- the LOC130804114 gene encoding antiviral protein MAP-like, whose protein sequence is MKKVLGGGTWVWWCMIMLIIMITTIVKQSEAQQYRTVVFELHKPDSPNGYANFLRRLRSAVSAPTRACGLNITQINPPIDREYVYIRLQFSNKQWVVLGMAARDMYIWGYTDNRPGFAPGQPPESTFLRDSPPEARQRLFPGSSRRITNYGGNYNSLQQAAGRNRNDVPLGLASLEGALKSVYGKSTSQMDEGNAEARFFLTTIQMVAEAARFRYMERGISAPPDDFRQNMIAFQNSWDTISTLIHNAEGATPKCGAFPQPLRIGFLTYGNVNEIRNEIGILKY, encoded by the coding sequence ATGAAGAAGGTATTAGGAGGAGGAACATGGGTTTGGTGGTGCATGATAATGCTTATTATCATGATCACTACCATTGTTAAGCAATCAGAAGCACAACAATATCGTACGGTGGTATTCGAATTACACAAACCGGATTCACCAAATGGGTACGCAAATTTCTTGAGAAGGTTGCGCAGTGCAGTCTCAGCTCCCACAAGAGCATGTGGTTTAAACATTACACAAATTAATCCACCAATAGACAGAGAATATGTCTACATAAGGCTACAATTTAGCAACAAACAATGGGTAGTACTAGGAATGGCTGCCAGAGATAtgtatatttggggttatactGACAATAGGCCAGGCTTCGCACCAGGCCAACCACCTGAGTCAACCTTCCTAAGGGATTCTCCGCCAGAAGCACGACAACGTCTTTTCCCAGGTTCTAGCAGAAGAATAACAAATTACGGAGGAAATTACAACAGTCTTCAACAAGCAGCAGGAAGGAATCGAAATGATGTTCCATTGGGACTGGCAAGCCTAGAAGGCGCACTTAAAAGCGTGTATGGAAAATCAACTTCACAAATGGATGAAGGGAATGCAGAAGCAAGATTTTTTCTTACGACCATCCAAATGGTTGCAGAAGCAGCACGTTTTAGGTACATGGAGAGAGGGATATCAGCACCACCAGATGATTTTAGACAAAATATGATAGCTTTCCAAAATAGTTGGGATACAATCTCTACTCTTATACATAATGCAGAAGGGGCTACTCCTAAGTGTGGGGCTTTTCCTCAGCCTCTTCGTATTGGTTTCCTTACGTATGGAAATGTCAATGAGATAAGGAATGAGATTGGAATTCTCAAGTACTAA